One Falco peregrinus isolate bFalPer1 chromosome 6, bFalPer1.pri, whole genome shotgun sequence DNA segment encodes these proteins:
- the LOC114013880 gene encoding cadherin-related family member 5-like isoform X4 — MYWMGMTSTPQFLPCTPRTHHGLTICTSPIYTANVTEGQLQGGPLSFSPGSVYAEDGDRGLRAAITYSLLAGQESGRFHIDNMTGAITLLQAVESSRSTPAISLSIMASQVNDANKYAVTQAVVRVLAANRHPPRFAHPMYQAFVPAGAREAALLLTFGGHVLALRAHDPDFPEGVNPQVQYSLRPSTNHSQLFQVMPNGLLVARADRLRPAQTYRLQVLARDEESGETANTTVELEVLWPGQAAPRDPSEMGPGRSSVNTAVLAGGLGALLLLTAASLFLVMRLMKKRQRQQETADRAALAIEKHPNVPAGKSSPSPPNLYYPNEGYSEGGEAAPPPPPPPPPPPPPPPPPPPAPQLPPVPKPQANSVGRPGGVPGGIPTGVSSPCSSQPPQPERGGGGRRGGRGQPCSGGSARGAPSGAASAGGGERGEPGGGGDGGPQGAPHPAAAAGGLHRVLRGGAQGGRGERSCCRDGTNKHLERQRGLPGAGRHWRGGHSPQPEALGCTGGSGPLRLRSPPARPHVASPALPFPPPRPGAGPPSSRPLKAPRA, encoded by the exons ATGTACTGGATGGGGATGACCAGTACCCCCCAGTTCCTGCCCTGCACTCCCCGCACCCACCATGGCCTCACCATCTGCACCAGCCCCATCTACACCGCCAATGTCACAGAGGGCCAGCTCCAG GGGGGACCCCTGAGCTTCAGCCCTGGCTCTGTCTACGctgaggatggggacaggggctTGAGGGCGGCCATCACCTACTCCCTGCTGGCAG GGCAGGAGAGCGGCCGCTTTCACATCGACAACATGACAGGAGCCATCACGCTGCTGCAGGCGGTGGAGAGCAGCCGGAGCACACCTGCTATCAGCCTCAGCATCATg gCCTCGCAGGTAAACGACGCCAACAAGTATGCAGTGACACAGGCGGTGGTGCGGGTGCTGGCTGCCAACCGGCACCCGCCACGCTTCGCCCACCCGATGTACCAGGCCTTCGTCCCCGCTGGCGCCCGTGAGGctgccctcctcctcaccttcGGTGGCCACGTGCTGGCCCTGCGCGCCCATGACCCTGACTTCCCTGAG GGTGTGAACCCCCAGGTGCAGTACAGCCTGCGCCCCAGCACCAACCACAGCCAGCTCTTCCAGGTGATGCCCAACGGGCTGTTGGTGGCCCGCGCCGACCGCCTGCGGCCTGCCCAGACCTACCGCCTGCAG GTGCTGGCAAGGGATGAGGAGTCGGGGGAGACAGCGAACACCACAGTGGAGCTGGAGGTGCTGTGGCCAGGGCAGGCGG ccccacgAGACCCTTCAGAGATGGGGCCAGGCCGGAGCTCGGTGAACACGGCAGTGCtagcaggggggctgggggccctGTTGCTCCTCACCGCCGCCAGCCTCTTCCTCGTCATGAGGCTGATGAAGAAGCGCCAGCGGCAGCAGGAGACAGCTGACCGGGCAGCACTGGCCATCGAGAAGCACCCCAAC GTCCCTGCCGGCAAGTCGTCCCCGAGCCCCCCCAACCTCTACTACCCCAACGAGGGGTACAGTGAGGGGGGCGAGGCcgccccaccaccaccaccaccaccaccgccaccaccaccaccaccgcctcCCCCTCCgcctgccccccagctccccccagtcCCCAAACCCCAGGCAAACTCAgtggggcggccggggggggtccCCGGGGGGATCCCCACAGGAGtctcctccccctgctccagccagcccccccagcccgaGCGAGGTggtggggggcggcggggaggcaGGGGGCAGCCCTGCAGTGGGGGGTCGGCGCGGGGGGCCCCCAGCGGTGCTGCCAGCGCTGGAGGAGGTGAGCGAGGAGAGCCTGGAGGAGGCGGCGATGGGGGGCCCCAgggtgccccccaccctgctgcagctgctggaggactCCATCGAGTGCTGAGGGGGGGGGCGCAGGGTGGCCGGGGGGAGCGCAGCTGCTGTCGCGATGGCACCAATAAACACCTGGAGCGACAGCGGGGGCTCCCTGGGGCGGGGAGGCACTGGAGGGGGGGTCACAGCCCCCAGCCGGAGGCACTGGGATGCACTGGGGGTTCGGGCCCCCTCCGGCTCCGCTCGCCCCCGGCGCGCCCCCACGTGGCATCTCCCGCGCTCCCGTTCCCTCCGCCACGCCCCGGGGCGGGGCCACCATCGTCCCGCCCCTTAAAGGCCCCGCGCGCGTGA
- the LOC114013880 gene encoding cadherin-related family member 5-like isoform X2, which produces MYWMGMTSTPQFLPCTPRTHHGLTICTSPIYTANVTEGQLQGGPLSFSPGSVYAEDGDRGLRAAITYSLLAGQESGRFHIDNMTGAITLLQAVESSRSTPAISLSIMASQVNDANKYAVTQAVVRVLAANRHPPRFAHPMYQAFVPAGAREAALLLTFGGHVLALRAHDPDFPEGVNPQVQYSLRPSTNHSQLFQVMPNGLLVARADRLRPAQTYRLQVLARDEESGETANTTVELEVLWPGQAAPRDPSEMGPGRSSVNTAVLAGGLGALLLLTAASLFLVMRLMKKRQRQQETADRAALAIEKHPNSLRWFQPVPAGKSSPSPPNLYYPNEGYSEGGEAAPPPPPPPPPPPPPPPPPPPAPQLPPVPKPQANSVGRPGGVPGGIPTGVSSPCSSQPPQPERGGGGRRGGRGQPCSGGSARGAPSGAASAGGGERGEPGGGGDGGPQGAPHPAAAAGGLHRVLRGGAQGGRGERSCCRDGTNKHLERQRGLPGAGRHWRGGHSPQPEALGCTGGSGPLRLRSPPARPHVASPALPFPPPRPGAGPPSSRPLKAPRA; this is translated from the exons ATGTACTGGATGGGGATGACCAGTACCCCCCAGTTCCTGCCCTGCACTCCCCGCACCCACCATGGCCTCACCATCTGCACCAGCCCCATCTACACCGCCAATGTCACAGAGGGCCAGCTCCAG GGGGGACCCCTGAGCTTCAGCCCTGGCTCTGTCTACGctgaggatggggacaggggctTGAGGGCGGCCATCACCTACTCCCTGCTGGCAG GGCAGGAGAGCGGCCGCTTTCACATCGACAACATGACAGGAGCCATCACGCTGCTGCAGGCGGTGGAGAGCAGCCGGAGCACACCTGCTATCAGCCTCAGCATCATg gCCTCGCAGGTAAACGACGCCAACAAGTATGCAGTGACACAGGCGGTGGTGCGGGTGCTGGCTGCCAACCGGCACCCGCCACGCTTCGCCCACCCGATGTACCAGGCCTTCGTCCCCGCTGGCGCCCGTGAGGctgccctcctcctcaccttcGGTGGCCACGTGCTGGCCCTGCGCGCCCATGACCCTGACTTCCCTGAG GGTGTGAACCCCCAGGTGCAGTACAGCCTGCGCCCCAGCACCAACCACAGCCAGCTCTTCCAGGTGATGCCCAACGGGCTGTTGGTGGCCCGCGCCGACCGCCTGCGGCCTGCCCAGACCTACCGCCTGCAG GTGCTGGCAAGGGATGAGGAGTCGGGGGAGACAGCGAACACCACAGTGGAGCTGGAGGTGCTGTGGCCAGGGCAGGCGG ccccacgAGACCCTTCAGAGATGGGGCCAGGCCGGAGCTCGGTGAACACGGCAGTGCtagcaggggggctgggggccctGTTGCTCCTCACCGCCGCCAGCCTCTTCCTCGTCATGAGGCTGATGAAGAAGCGCCAGCGGCAGCAGGAGACAGCTGACCGGGCAGCACTGGCCATCGAGAAGCACCCCAAC AGCCTGAGGTGGTTCCAGCCG GTCCCTGCCGGCAAGTCGTCCCCGAGCCCCCCCAACCTCTACTACCCCAACGAGGGGTACAGTGAGGGGGGCGAGGCcgccccaccaccaccaccaccaccaccgccaccaccaccaccaccgcctcCCCCTCCgcctgccccccagctccccccagtcCCCAAACCCCAGGCAAACTCAgtggggcggccggggggggtccCCGGGGGGATCCCCACAGGAGtctcctccccctgctccagccagcccccccagcccgaGCGAGGTggtggggggcggcggggaggcaGGGGGCAGCCCTGCAGTGGGGGGTCGGCGCGGGGGGCCCCCAGCGGTGCTGCCAGCGCTGGAGGAGGTGAGCGAGGAGAGCCTGGAGGAGGCGGCGATGGGGGGCCCCAgggtgccccccaccctgctgcagctgctggaggactCCATCGAGTGCTGAGGGGGGGGGCGCAGGGTGGCCGGGGGGAGCGCAGCTGCTGTCGCGATGGCACCAATAAACACCTGGAGCGACAGCGGGGGCTCCCTGGGGCGGGGAGGCACTGGAGGGGGGGTCACAGCCCCCAGCCGGAGGCACTGGGATGCACTGGGGGTTCGGGCCCCCTCCGGCTCCGCTCGCCCCCGGCGCGCCCCCACGTGGCATCTCCCGCGCTCCCGTTCCCTCCGCCACGCCCCGGGGCGGGGCCACCATCGTCCCGCCCCTTAAAGGCCCCGCGCGCGTGA
- the LOC114013880 gene encoding cadherin-related family member 5-like isoform X3 has product MYWMGMTSTPQFLPCTPRTHHGLTICTSPIYTANVTEGQLQGGPLSFSPGSVYAEDGDRGLRAAITYSLLAGQESGRFHIDNMTGAITLLQAVESSRSTPAISLSIMASQVNDANKYAVTQAVVRVLAANRHPPRFAHPMYQAFVPAGAREAALLLTFGGHVLALRAHDPDFPEGVNPQVQYSLRPSTNHSQLFQVMPNGLLVARADRLRPAQTYRLQVLARDEESGETANTTVELEVLWPGQAAPRDPSEMGPGRSSVNTAVLAGGLGALLLLTAASLFLVMRLMKKRQRQQETADRAALAIEKHPNVVPAGKSSPSPPNLYYPNEGYSEGGEAAPPPPPPPPPPPPPPPPPPPAPQLPPVPKPQANSVGRPGGVPGGIPTGVSSPCSSQPPQPERGGGGRRGGRGQPCSGGSARGAPSGAASAGGGERGEPGGGGDGGPQGAPHPAAAAGGLHRVLRGGAQGGRGERSCCRDGTNKHLERQRGLPGAGRHWRGGHSPQPEALGCTGGSGPLRLRSPPARPHVASPALPFPPPRPGAGPPSSRPLKAPRA; this is encoded by the exons ATGTACTGGATGGGGATGACCAGTACCCCCCAGTTCCTGCCCTGCACTCCCCGCACCCACCATGGCCTCACCATCTGCACCAGCCCCATCTACACCGCCAATGTCACAGAGGGCCAGCTCCAG GGGGGACCCCTGAGCTTCAGCCCTGGCTCTGTCTACGctgaggatggggacaggggctTGAGGGCGGCCATCACCTACTCCCTGCTGGCAG GGCAGGAGAGCGGCCGCTTTCACATCGACAACATGACAGGAGCCATCACGCTGCTGCAGGCGGTGGAGAGCAGCCGGAGCACACCTGCTATCAGCCTCAGCATCATg gCCTCGCAGGTAAACGACGCCAACAAGTATGCAGTGACACAGGCGGTGGTGCGGGTGCTGGCTGCCAACCGGCACCCGCCACGCTTCGCCCACCCGATGTACCAGGCCTTCGTCCCCGCTGGCGCCCGTGAGGctgccctcctcctcaccttcGGTGGCCACGTGCTGGCCCTGCGCGCCCATGACCCTGACTTCCCTGAG GGTGTGAACCCCCAGGTGCAGTACAGCCTGCGCCCCAGCACCAACCACAGCCAGCTCTTCCAGGTGATGCCCAACGGGCTGTTGGTGGCCCGCGCCGACCGCCTGCGGCCTGCCCAGACCTACCGCCTGCAG GTGCTGGCAAGGGATGAGGAGTCGGGGGAGACAGCGAACACCACAGTGGAGCTGGAGGTGCTGTGGCCAGGGCAGGCGG ccccacgAGACCCTTCAGAGATGGGGCCAGGCCGGAGCTCGGTGAACACGGCAGTGCtagcaggggggctgggggccctGTTGCTCCTCACCGCCGCCAGCCTCTTCCTCGTCATGAGGCTGATGAAGAAGCGCCAGCGGCAGCAGGAGACAGCTGACCGGGCAGCACTGGCCATCGAGAAGCACCCCAACGTG GTCCCTGCCGGCAAGTCGTCCCCGAGCCCCCCCAACCTCTACTACCCCAACGAGGGGTACAGTGAGGGGGGCGAGGCcgccccaccaccaccaccaccaccaccgccaccaccaccaccaccgcctcCCCCTCCgcctgccccccagctccccccagtcCCCAAACCCCAGGCAAACTCAgtggggcggccggggggggtccCCGGGGGGATCCCCACAGGAGtctcctccccctgctccagccagcccccccagcccgaGCGAGGTggtggggggcggcggggaggcaGGGGGCAGCCCTGCAGTGGGGGGTCGGCGCGGGGGGCCCCCAGCGGTGCTGCCAGCGCTGGAGGAGGTGAGCGAGGAGAGCCTGGAGGAGGCGGCGATGGGGGGCCCCAgggtgccccccaccctgctgcagctgctggaggactCCATCGAGTGCTGAGGGGGGGGGCGCAGGGTGGCCGGGGGGAGCGCAGCTGCTGTCGCGATGGCACCAATAAACACCTGGAGCGACAGCGGGGGCTCCCTGGGGCGGGGAGGCACTGGAGGGGGGGTCACAGCCCCCAGCCGGAGGCACTGGGATGCACTGGGGGTTCGGGCCCCCTCCGGCTCCGCTCGCCCCCGGCGCGCCCCCACGTGGCATCTCCCGCGCTCCCGTTCCCTCCGCCACGCCCCGGGGCGGGGCCACCATCGTCCCGCCCCTTAAAGGCCCCGCGCGCGTGA
- the LOC114013880 gene encoding cadherin-related family member 5-like isoform X1 yields MYWMGMTSTPQFLPCTPRTHHGLTICTSPIYTANVTEGQLQGGPLSFSPGSVYAEDGDRGLRAAITYSLLAGQESGRFHIDNMTGAITLLQAVESSRSTPAISLSIMASQVNDANKYAVTQAVVRVLAANRHPPRFAHPMYQAFVPAGAREAALLLTFGGHVLALRAHDPDFPEGVNPQVQYSLRPSTNHSQLFQVMPNGLLVARADRLRPAQTYRLQVLARDEESGETANTTVELEVLWPGQAAPRDPSEMGPGRSSVNTAVLAGGLGALLLLTAASLFLVMRLMKKRQRQQETADRAALAIEKHPNVSLRWFQPVPAGKSSPSPPNLYYPNEGYSEGGEAAPPPPPPPPPPPPPPPPPPPAPQLPPVPKPQANSVGRPGGVPGGIPTGVSSPCSSQPPQPERGGGGRRGGRGQPCSGGSARGAPSGAASAGGGERGEPGGGGDGGPQGAPHPAAAAGGLHRVLRGGAQGGRGERSCCRDGTNKHLERQRGLPGAGRHWRGGHSPQPEALGCTGGSGPLRLRSPPARPHVASPALPFPPPRPGAGPPSSRPLKAPRA; encoded by the exons ATGTACTGGATGGGGATGACCAGTACCCCCCAGTTCCTGCCCTGCACTCCCCGCACCCACCATGGCCTCACCATCTGCACCAGCCCCATCTACACCGCCAATGTCACAGAGGGCCAGCTCCAG GGGGGACCCCTGAGCTTCAGCCCTGGCTCTGTCTACGctgaggatggggacaggggctTGAGGGCGGCCATCACCTACTCCCTGCTGGCAG GGCAGGAGAGCGGCCGCTTTCACATCGACAACATGACAGGAGCCATCACGCTGCTGCAGGCGGTGGAGAGCAGCCGGAGCACACCTGCTATCAGCCTCAGCATCATg gCCTCGCAGGTAAACGACGCCAACAAGTATGCAGTGACACAGGCGGTGGTGCGGGTGCTGGCTGCCAACCGGCACCCGCCACGCTTCGCCCACCCGATGTACCAGGCCTTCGTCCCCGCTGGCGCCCGTGAGGctgccctcctcctcaccttcGGTGGCCACGTGCTGGCCCTGCGCGCCCATGACCCTGACTTCCCTGAG GGTGTGAACCCCCAGGTGCAGTACAGCCTGCGCCCCAGCACCAACCACAGCCAGCTCTTCCAGGTGATGCCCAACGGGCTGTTGGTGGCCCGCGCCGACCGCCTGCGGCCTGCCCAGACCTACCGCCTGCAG GTGCTGGCAAGGGATGAGGAGTCGGGGGAGACAGCGAACACCACAGTGGAGCTGGAGGTGCTGTGGCCAGGGCAGGCGG ccccacgAGACCCTTCAGAGATGGGGCCAGGCCGGAGCTCGGTGAACACGGCAGTGCtagcaggggggctgggggccctGTTGCTCCTCACCGCCGCCAGCCTCTTCCTCGTCATGAGGCTGATGAAGAAGCGCCAGCGGCAGCAGGAGACAGCTGACCGGGCAGCACTGGCCATCGAGAAGCACCCCAACGTG AGCCTGAGGTGGTTCCAGCCG GTCCCTGCCGGCAAGTCGTCCCCGAGCCCCCCCAACCTCTACTACCCCAACGAGGGGTACAGTGAGGGGGGCGAGGCcgccccaccaccaccaccaccaccaccgccaccaccaccaccaccgcctcCCCCTCCgcctgccccccagctccccccagtcCCCAAACCCCAGGCAAACTCAgtggggcggccggggggggtccCCGGGGGGATCCCCACAGGAGtctcctccccctgctccagccagcccccccagcccgaGCGAGGTggtggggggcggcggggaggcaGGGGGCAGCCCTGCAGTGGGGGGTCGGCGCGGGGGGCCCCCAGCGGTGCTGCCAGCGCTGGAGGAGGTGAGCGAGGAGAGCCTGGAGGAGGCGGCGATGGGGGGCCCCAgggtgccccccaccctgctgcagctgctggaggactCCATCGAGTGCTGAGGGGGGGGGCGCAGGGTGGCCGGGGGGAGCGCAGCTGCTGTCGCGATGGCACCAATAAACACCTGGAGCGACAGCGGGGGCTCCCTGGGGCGGGGAGGCACTGGAGGGGGGGTCACAGCCCCCAGCCGGAGGCACTGGGATGCACTGGGGGTTCGGGCCCCCTCCGGCTCCGCTCGCCCCCGGCGCGCCCCCACGTGGCATCTCCCGCGCTCCCGTTCCCTCCGCCACGCCCCGGGGCGGGGCCACCATCGTCCCGCCCCTTAAAGGCCCCGCGCGCGTGA